The bacterium genome contains a region encoding:
- a CDS encoding MlaD family protein, with amino-acid sequence MKKNSFSTEIKVGFFILTALFALVLFVVIQAKGGKYRGYDLTASFDYVSGLEVGSPVRVSGVRVGEVKSIDIVYDVAPKVLVKMKIRQDVKIARYSRITIQTLGIIGEKYIEIAPSQKQEYISAGETVEGDNPLSLERIADVGQSIVVRFNDILGDVRNITGEKDVQVNIGRLVKGAASATERIDNFFEQMEGMAQELSETNKSIQDMVVTQTPKLEELVDNANLLLVSGKDKMELTMEDIRALAVEGKKSGKMFDEISGAAKEFKSVAEGMQVFIEDTSKEVKKTSLPIQEFFTKLQNEGLISELMKEKELLGQIKTEMTLLQESTSQFKETAEKISLFSDELNKLLLNINEGKGSVGQFVSNEELYKEVLDFVKDIKANPWKLFIRRRN; translated from the coding sequence ATGAAAAAAAATAGTTTTTCCACAGAAATAAAGGTTGGTTTTTTTATTTTAACAGCTCTGTTTGCTCTTGTATTGTTTGTTGTTATACAAGCTAAGGGTGGCAAATATAGGGGGTATGATCTTACTGCGTCTTTTGATTATGTGTCAGGTTTAGAGGTAGGGTCTCCTGTTAGAGTAAGTGGAGTTAGGGTGGGGGAAGTAAAATCTATAGATATTGTATATGATGTTGCCCCGAAAGTTCTTGTGAAGATGAAGATAAGGCAGGATGTAAAGATAGCACGGTATAGCAGGATAACTATACAGACTCTCGGTATTATAGGTGAAAAATATATAGAAATAGCGCCTAGCCAGAAGCAAGAATATATCAGTGCTGGAGAAACTGTTGAGGGAGATAATCCTTTGTCTCTTGAAAGAATAGCTGATGTTGGTCAGAGTATAGTTGTTAGGTTTAACGATATTCTTGGAGATGTACGAAACATTACAGGAGAAAAAGATGTTCAGGTGAATATTGGTAGATTGGTTAAAGGGGCAGCGTCTGCTACTGAAAGAATTGATAACTTTTTTGAACAGATGGAAGGTATGGCACAAGAGTTATCAGAAACCAATAAAAGCATACAGGATATGGTTGTAACTCAGACACCAAAACTGGAAGAGTTGGTCGACAACGCCAATCTTCTTCTGGTATCAGGAAAAGATAAAATGGAACTGACTATGGAAGATATTAGAGCCCTTGCAGTTGAAGGGAAAAAGTCAGGTAAAATGTTTGATGAAATATCTGGTGCTGCAAAAGAATTTAAATCTGTGGCTGAAGGAATGCAGGTTTTTATTGAAGACACTTCAAAAGAGGTTAAAAAGACTTCGCTACCTATACAGGAATTTTTTACAAAACTGCAAAATGAAGGTTTAATTTCTGAATTGATGAAAGAAAAAGAACTTCTTGGTCAAATAAAAACAGAAATGACTCTTTTACAGGAATCAACATCACAGTTCAAAGAGACTGCTGAAAAGATAAGTCTATTTTCAGACGAACTGAACAAACTTTTATTAAACATAAATGAAGGAAAAGGAAGTGTGGGACAGTTTGTTAGCAATGAAGAACTATATAAGGAAGTTTTAGATTTTGTTAAAGATATTAAAGCAAACCCTTGGAAACTTTTTATTAGAAGAAGAAATTGA
- a CDS encoding ABC transporter permease translates to MVNCAEKLGKGVIEAIRYFGSLFMLVFNSFRHIVVSGKRGNIQKHIEKIGIDSFPLVGIISAFIGMILIMETAYTLKKFGAEIYAGSIVSISMIRELGPVFVAFVLAGRVGASVSAEIGSMKITEQIDSLKMLAVDPVAYLVTPRLIAGLVSLPALFLISFFLSILGGFIVGVFVVDIPSGMFLYQTFRFITFKDLLVGFTKSLVFAVVIMNVSAHEGLRAEGGAVGVGKAATNSVVVSFFLIILTNLILTGIFYFI, encoded by the coding sequence ATGGTAAATTGTGCTGAAAAACTCGGTAAAGGAGTTATTGAGGCAATACGTTATTTTGGCTCTCTTTTTATGCTCGTTTTTAATTCCTTTCGACATATAGTTGTTTCTGGTAAAAGAGGCAACATACAAAAGCATATAGAAAAAATAGGGATAGATTCATTTCCATTGGTAGGCATTATATCTGCTTTTATAGGTATGATTCTTATTATGGAGACTGCCTATACATTAAAGAAGTTTGGTGCTGAAATATATGCTGGTAGCATAGTTTCTATCTCAATGATTAGGGAGCTTGGACCTGTCTTTGTAGCTTTTGTTCTTGCAGGAAGAGTAGGGGCTTCAGTTTCGGCAGAGATAGGTAGTATGAAAATAACTGAACAGATAGACTCCTTAAAAATGCTTGCTGTTGACCCTGTAGCATATCTTGTTACACCAAGATTAATTGCAGGGTTAGTTTCTTTGCCTGCCTTATTTCTTATCAGTTTTTTTCTTTCTATTCTTGGTGGTTTTATTGTTGGTGTTTTTGTTGTAGATATACCTTCAGGTATGTTTTTATACCAGACCTTCCGATTTATTACATTTAAGGACCTATTGGTAGGGTTTACTAAATCACTGGTTTTTGCTGTTGTGATAATGAATGTTTCTGCCCATGAAGGTTTAAGGGCGGAAGGGGGCGCTGTTGGTGTTGGTAAAGCGGCAACAAATTCGGTGGTAGTTTCTTTTTTCCTAATAATTTTGACTAACCTTATACTGACAGGAATTTTTTACTTTATTTAA
- a CDS encoding CHASE2 domain-containing protein yields MKSIVVKSLFVISLIGAVILIFQKGYFEKAELVLYDWRLERVSCSVSKTAPIVIVGLTQDFEKQVGEPFSRKFHTQLIDILERENAKVIGFDIYFPSITNKNIDIPLISAIKKSNKTVLPVFSPVRLNKKEGTSYIASEIRSSSPEFNESAISLGHINTIPDIDQLVRRIPAFLQYNDKQYPQISLEMSRIFYEKDEVSFNYSNKFKKYFRFVPLIDDSSIYVKILPNDCIENYFISFEDVLLGKYPKDLFKNKAVIIGQTVVGAKNADLIPTSLGTRFGVLLQASCLYSAITGEYIYRVNKNVIIGLLIIWAILMAFTLFSYSSILNSFLIMVFSGLLVFLSLKGMRILGLFIDVVPFLVMSFSFYLSSIIYSLFSAIKKVTQKERTLKLLYDVEKEITNILSPTEFSYNSDESDFSLFEGEALIKKTPGLTLKTVLTSIGIQYGAIVTVSAFNKYQVLAEEGDFVSKIDMNKIIQEAFEKKEPIIINKIPATSDLKKHNINNMLLLPILSHPRLKVLGIFINKQYAPFSKNNFFSKEELPLISSLTLQSLIAIQNARLNITLKETQLESIFRLSVAIEYRDRETGMHIQRVSEYAGIVAENVGLHKNEVELIKSAMPLHDIGKIAIPDKVLLKPGKLTEEEREVVKQHPLLGAEILKGSKSLLLKASEIIALYHHEKYDGSGYPFGLKGNSIPLYGRIATIADIFDALSSKRVYKDAISFEESKALLISESGTTFDPNFVQAFFKSEKKIKFIMETYKEPE; encoded by the coding sequence ATGAAATCTATAGTAGTAAAAAGTTTGTTTGTTATCTCCTTAATTGGAGCAGTTATATTAATTTTTCAAAAGGGGTATTTTGAAAAAGCTGAACTGGTTTTATATGACTGGCGATTAGAAAGGGTCTCTTGTTCTGTATCAAAAACAGCTCCAATTGTTATTGTTGGACTCACCCAAGACTTTGAAAAACAGGTAGGAGAACCTTTTTCTCGTAAATTTCATACTCAACTTATTGATATTCTTGAAAGAGAGAATGCAAAAGTAATAGGTTTTGATATATACTTCCCATCTATAACTAATAAAAATATTGATATCCCTTTAATTTCTGCTATAAAAAAATCTAATAAAACTGTTTTACCTGTCTTTTCTCCAGTTAGACTTAATAAAAAAGAAGGCACCTCTTATATTGCTTCTGAGATAAGAAGCAGTTCTCCTGAGTTTAATGAATCTGCGATATCTTTGGGCCATATTAACACAATCCCTGACATAGACCAACTTGTAAGAAGAATCCCCGCATTTTTACAATATAATGATAAGCAATATCCCCAAATTTCACTTGAAATGTCAAGGATTTTCTACGAAAAAGATGAAGTTTCTTTTAATTACTCAAACAAATTTAAAAAATATTTTAGGTTTGTTCCTTTAATTGACGACTCCTCCATTTACGTAAAAATACTTCCAAATGACTGTATCGAAAACTACTTTATTTCTTTCGAAGATGTTCTTTTAGGAAAATACCCTAAAGACCTATTTAAAAATAAGGCAGTAATTATTGGGCAGACAGTTGTTGGAGCAAAAAATGCTGACCTTATACCAACATCTTTAGGAACAAGATTTGGAGTGCTACTACAAGCTTCATGCTTATATAGTGCCATTACAGGAGAATATATATATAGGGTCAACAAAAATGTAATCATAGGATTATTAATTATTTGGGCAATTCTTATGGCTTTTACATTATTCTCTTACTCCTCAATATTGAACAGTTTTCTAATTATGGTTTTTTCAGGACTATTGGTTTTTCTTTCTCTTAAAGGAATGCGAATTTTGGGATTATTCATTGATGTTGTTCCATTTTTAGTTATGTCATTTTCTTTCTATTTATCTTCTATAATATATTCTTTATTTTCAGCTATTAAAAAAGTTACTCAGAAAGAACGTACTCTTAAACTCTTATATGATGTAGAAAAAGAGATAACTAACATCTTAAGCCCTACTGAATTTTCTTACAATAGTGATGAGTCAGATTTTTCGCTATTCGAAGGAGAAGCCCTAATAAAGAAGACCCCAGGGTTAACTCTTAAAACTGTTTTAACTTCTATAGGAATACAATATGGCGCTATTGTGACAGTCTCTGCTTTCAATAAATATCAAGTTTTAGCAGAAGAAGGAGATTTTGTTTCAAAAATAGATATGAATAAAATTATACAAGAAGCCTTCGAAAAGAAGGAACCTATTATTATTAACAAGATTCCAGCAACAAGCGACCTAAAAAAACATAATATAAACAATATGCTTCTTTTGCCTATATTGTCTCACCCAAGACTCAAAGTTTTAGGCATTTTTATCAACAAACAGTATGCACCTTTTTCAAAGAATAACTTTTTTTCAAAAGAAGAACTACCTCTTATAAGTTCCTTAACCCTCCAATCTCTTATAGCTATTCAAAATGCTCGGTTAAACATAACCCTTAAAGAAACACAGTTGGAAAGTATTTTCAGGCTATCGGTAGCTATAGAATACAGGGATAGAGAAACAGGTATGCATATACAAAGAGTTAGCGAATATGCTGGAATTGTTGCAGAAAATGTAGGACTACATAAAAACGAAGTTGAACTCATAAAAAGCGCTATGCCTCTTCACGATATTGGTAAAATAGCAATACCTGATAAGGTCCTTCTCAAACCAGGTAAGTTAACAGAAGAAGAGAGAGAAGTTGTAAAACAACATCCTCTTTTAGGAGCAGAAATACTTAAAGGTTCTAAATCTCTCCTACTAAAAGCGTCTGAAATTATTGCTCTATACCATCACGAAAAATATGATGGTTCGGGATATCCGTTTGGCTTAAAAGGCAATAGTATTCCTCTCTATGGAAGAATAGCTACCATTGCAGATATTTTTGATGCTCTCTCTTCTAAAAGGGTTTATAAGGATGCAATAAGTTTTGAAGAAAGCAAAGCTCTACTTATATCAGAATCAGGGACAACTTTTGACCCAAATTTTGTTCAAGCGTTTTTTAAAAGCGAAAAGAAGATAAAATTTATAATGGAAACCTACAAAGAACCAGAATAA
- a CDS encoding PIN domain nuclease — protein MGVYIIRIFFILLSIITGFYSLPQKRITGALVGLVGSIIIVGIEILIEKIPIKKLFLAISGLIGGLITAILLAGFILLIPIENPDVEKYLRFILYFVFSYLGIMIGLKGLEELGFIFPAIHGIKNREKIVVIDTSVLIDGRVHELAKSGFIPNAMVIPKFVIKEMHALSDASSEIKRQRGRRGLDILNKMRHDGKIDVKIYDADYPDIEEVDVKLVKLASDLDADILTNDFNLSKIAEIQNIKVLNLNTLATLMKPSLMSGESISIKIIKEGKESGQGVGYLEDGTMVVVEDASKHTGKIIDVIVDSTIQTSTGRILFGVVGETERRQSKPATSRKR, from the coding sequence ATGGGTGTATATATAATAAGAATATTTTTTATACTTTTAAGTATTATAACGGGGTTCTATTCTTTACCTCAGAAACGGATAACAGGTGCTTTGGTAGGTTTAGTGGGTTCTATTATAATAGTAGGGATAGAAATTTTAATAGAAAAGATACCTATAAAAAAACTTTTTCTTGCAATATCCGGTCTTATAGGGGGGCTTATTACAGCAATTCTTTTGGCTGGATTTATTCTGCTTATTCCAATAGAGAATCCTGATGTTGAAAAATATCTGAGGTTTATACTATACTTTGTTTTCTCATATCTTGGAATAATGATTGGTCTTAAAGGTCTGGAAGAACTTGGGTTTATTTTTCCAGCAATACACGGTATCAAAAATAGAGAAAAGATTGTAGTTATTGATACAAGCGTTCTGATAGATGGGCGGGTACACGAACTTGCAAAGAGTGGTTTTATTCCTAACGCAATGGTGATACCCAAATTTGTAATAAAGGAGATGCACGCTCTATCTGATGCGTCAAGCGAAATAAAGAGGCAACGAGGCAGAAGAGGGTTGGATATTTTGAATAAAATGAGGCACGATGGGAAAATAGATGTGAAGATATACGATGCTGATTACCCAGATATTGAAGAGGTTGATGTAAAACTTGTCAAACTTGCATCAGATCTTGATGCAGATATTCTAACAAATGATTTTAACCTTTCAAAGATTGCAGAAATACAGAATATTAAAGTACTCAATTTGAATACTCTTGCTACCTTGATGAAACCGAGTTTAATGAGTGGAGAAAGCATTTCTATAAAGATAATCAAAGAAGGTAAAGAATCAGGGCAGGGGGTAGGATATCTTGAGGACGGTACTATGGTTGTTGTTGAAGATGCATCAAAACATACAGGTAAAATTATAGATGTTATTGTTGATAGCACTATCCAAACATCGACAGGAAGAATTCTTTTTGGAGTTGTTGGAGAAACAGAGAGAAGGCAAAGTAAACCTGCTACTTCCAGAAAAAGATAA
- the dnaB gene encoding replicative DNA helicase has protein sequence MSSRKKSNLQNKIPPQNLDAEKAILGCILINEEAKIQAFESLRPEYFYSEVHKTIFLSICDLFEKNEKCDLITLTNQLQRKNLLEYIGDVTYLSELVEMLPTAANIDEYLKIVKDKYLLRTIIENATKIITEASGEPEEIDSFIDKAEASIFEISQHKSGKNVYALKELVKDNVEKIEEIHDKKSFVTGIPTGFIDLDKETTGLHPADFVIVASRPSMGKTSFACNIALNINSGINKYPVLIFSLEMSKDQLVQRMLCCEAKINLKSLRQGMLSDKDMGNLLVAAGMLEEAPIFIDDTPQLNVFEVRARARRLKANEDIQLIIIDYLQLMKSRYRSENRQQEITDISASLKALAKELDVPVIAISQLSRATEHREGREPVLSDLRESGSLEQDADLVLLLFREDFYKKKGEEYNGIANIIIAKQRNGPTGTIELAYLKEYTRFENLARR, from the coding sequence ATGTCTTCAAGGAAAAAAAGCAATCTTCAAAATAAAATCCCACCACAAAACCTGGATGCAGAAAAAGCAATACTTGGTTGTATCCTTATTAACGAAGAAGCTAAGATACAAGCATTTGAGAGTTTAAGGCCAGAATATTTTTATAGCGAAGTTCATAAGACAATATTTCTTTCAATATGCGACCTTTTTGAAAAGAATGAAAAGTGTGACCTTATAACTTTGACAAATCAACTTCAAAGAAAAAATCTTCTTGAATATATTGGAGATGTCACCTATTTGTCTGAACTCGTTGAAATGCTTCCTACTGCAGCAAACATTGATGAGTATCTTAAAATAGTAAAAGATAAATATCTTCTTAGGACAATCATTGAAAACGCTACTAAAATAATTACAGAAGCTTCAGGAGAACCTGAAGAAATCGATTCTTTTATTGATAAAGCAGAAGCATCTATTTTTGAGATTAGTCAACACAAATCTGGTAAGAACGTTTACGCATTAAAAGAGTTGGTCAAAGACAATGTTGAAAAAATTGAAGAGATACACGATAAAAAAAGTTTTGTAACTGGAATCCCTACTGGATTTATCGACCTCGATAAAGAAACGACAGGGTTGCATCCTGCCGATTTTGTTATTGTAGCTTCAAGACCTTCTATGGGTAAAACTTCTTTTGCTTGCAATATAGCCCTTAATATCAATTCAGGTATAAACAAGTACCCTGTTCTTATATTTAGCCTTGAGATGAGCAAAGACCAACTTGTGCAGAGAATGTTATGTTGTGAAGCAAAAATCAATCTTAAAAGTCTTAGGCAAGGGATGCTTTCAGATAAGGATATGGGAAATCTTCTTGTCGCAGCTGGAATGTTAGAGGAAGCACCGATTTTTATTGATGATACACCACAATTGAATGTTTTTGAAGTTAGAGCAAGAGCCAGAAGGTTAAAAGCAAATGAGGATATACAACTTATAATAATAGATTACCTACAATTGATGAAGAGCAGGTATAGGAGTGAGAATAGGCAACAGGAGATAACCGATATTTCTGCTTCACTTAAAGCACTTGCTAAAGAATTGGATGTCCCTGTAATTGCTATTTCTCAGTTGAGTAGGGCAACTGAACATAGGGAAGGCAGGGAGCCGGTCTTGTCAGATTTACGAGAAAGTGGTTCTCTTGAACAGGATGCTGACCTTGTGTTACTACTTTTCCGAGAAGATTTTTACAAAAAGAAGGGTGAAGAGTATAATGGTATTGCAAATATCATAATAGCTAAACAGAGAAACGGGCCGACAGGAACGATTGAGTTGGCTTATTTAAAAGAATATACCCGTTTTGAAAATCTTGCACGAAGATAA
- the radA gene encoding DNA repair protein RadA: protein MKKNSRTIFACSECGYQTVRWLGKCPDCGGWNTLIEEFTGKTKKSVIGLSKPEQLNEIQVEKVSRVNTNIREFDRVMGGGVVHGSLVLMAGEPGIGKSTLLLSIAGKLSELGCKVLYISAEESKTQVKIRAERLGLGSESLYLLCTTDMLSVKDALETLNPDFTIVDSIQTVFDSDIPSTPGSVTQIRENANYFLNYSKNSGSSVFLIGHITKEGVIAGPKLLEHVVDTVLSFEGEARSNLRILRATKNRFGSTSEIGVFSMEEKGLQEIPDASSLFLPSLSQNLSGSVIFPNQEGSRTLLVEIQSLVTPSYYGIPKRSVLGLDYNRVSMILAVLEKKLHLTFNTFDVYCNTGGGLKISETSSDLAVAVSCVSSLKDSPLAEGSIFMGEIALTGEIRHISHVNRRVKEAERLGFKTAVVPEVNVKDVTGKTNIEIVPVKWLKEVISMFIKL from the coding sequence ATGAAAAAAAATAGTAGAACAATATTTGCTTGTTCTGAATGTGGGTATCAGACAGTAAGATGGTTGGGTAAATGTCCTGATTGTGGTGGTTGGAACACTCTTATTGAGGAGTTCACAGGTAAAACCAAAAAGAGTGTTATAGGATTATCAAAACCAGAACAACTTAATGAAATACAAGTTGAAAAAGTTTCAAGAGTGAACACAAACATAAGAGAGTTTGATAGGGTTATGGGCGGTGGCGTAGTTCACGGCAGTCTTGTTCTTATGGCTGGCGAACCAGGGATAGGTAAATCTACTCTGCTTTTGTCTATAGCAGGCAAACTTTCTGAACTTGGGTGTAAGGTGCTTTATATAAGTGCTGAAGAGTCGAAAACACAGGTTAAGATTCGTGCTGAAAGACTTGGACTTGGTTCTGAATCTTTGTATCTTCTCTGCACAACCGATATGTTGTCTGTCAAAGACGCCCTTGAAACTTTAAATCCTGATTTTACTATTGTTGACTCAATTCAGACGGTATTTGATTCAGATATACCTTCAACTCCGGGTTCTGTTACTCAAATTCGAGAGAATGCAAACTATTTCCTTAACTACTCAAAAAATAGCGGTTCTTCCGTTTTTCTTATAGGACATATAACCAAAGAAGGTGTTATTGCTGGTCCAAAACTCCTTGAACACGTAGTTGATACTGTCCTCTCTTTTGAAGGAGAGGCAAGGTCAAACCTAAGAATTTTAAGAGCTACAAAAAATCGTTTTGGATCAACTTCTGAAATAGGTGTGTTTAGTATGGAAGAGAAAGGGTTGCAAGAGATTCCAGATGCGTCGTCTCTATTTTTACCTTCTTTAAGTCAAAACCTCTCTGGTTCAGTTATTTTTCCTAATCAGGAAGGTTCTCGAACTCTTCTTGTTGAGATACAAAGTCTGGTTACACCTTCTTATTACGGTATCCCTAAAAGGTCTGTGTTAGGGCTTGACTACAATAGGGTTTCTATGATTTTAGCTGTATTAGAAAAAAAACTTCATTTAACCTTTAACACCTTTGATGTATACTGTAACACAGGAGGCGGTCTAAAAATTTCTGAAACATCCTCTGACCTTGCCGTAGCAGTATCTTGTGTTTCTTCTTTAAAAGATTCTCCACTTGCTGAAGGTTCAATTTTTATGGGAGAGATTGCTTTAACAGGAGAAATAAGACACATTTCGCACGTAAATAGAAGAGTTAAAGAAGCGGAAAGACTTGGGTTTAAAACTGCAGTTGTTCCTGAGGTTAACGTTAAAGATGTTACTGGAAAAACCAATATTGAGATAGTTCCTGTTAAGTGGCTAAAAGAAGTGATTTCAATGTTTATCAAGTTATAA
- a CDS encoding ATP-binding cassette domain-containing protein — MDEIIKIQDLQLRFGELEVLKGVNLSVLAGESLVIVGSSGCGKSVLLKAILGLIKKTFGEVYLFGKRTDSMNEKEFMSTRSKIGMVFQNSALLDSLRVWENVGFYYLYHTDYSEDKIKGMAIDILKDVGMENVEDFLPEQLSGGMKKRVSIARALISKPKMLFYDEPTTGLDPITSESIMNLIRDIHIKFKTTDITVTHDVKLASFISDRIALINNGVIEDIGTFEELKKKSNNPIIQSFIEKGVSNEKK, encoded by the coding sequence ATGGATGAAATAATAAAAATTCAAGACCTTCAATTAAGGTTTGGTGAGTTGGAGGTGTTAAAGGGAGTAAATTTAAGTGTTTTGGCAGGAGAATCTCTTGTTATAGTGGGAAGTTCCGGTTGCGGAAAATCTGTTTTATTGAAAGCAATACTTGGTCTCATTAAAAAGACTTTTGGTGAAGTATACTTGTTTGGCAAAAGAACCGATAGTATGAATGAAAAGGAATTTATGTCAACTCGCAGTAAAATAGGTATGGTGTTTCAAAATTCAGCTCTTCTTGATTCTTTACGTGTATGGGAAAACGTGGGTTTTTATTATCTTTACCATACAGATTACTCTGAGGATAAGATAAAAGGTATGGCAATTGATATACTTAAAGATGTTGGGATGGAAAATGTTGAAGATTTTTTGCCTGAACAACTTAGCGGAGGTATGAAAAAGAGGGTTTCAATAGCCAGAGCTTTGATTTCAAAACCTAAAATGCTTTTTTATGATGAGCCAACAACAGGATTAGACCCAATAACAAGCGAAAGTATAATGAACCTTATCAGAGATATACACATTAAATTTAAAACCACAGATATTACTGTTACTCACGATGTTAAACTTGCTTCCTTTATCTCTGATAGGATTGCTCTTATAAACAACGGTGTGATAGAAGATATAGGAACTTTTGAAGAATTGAAAAAGAAGAGTAATAATCCCATTATTCAAAGTTTTATTGAAAAGGGAGTGTCCAATGAAAAAAAATAG
- a CDS encoding prepilin-type N-terminal cleavage/methylation domain-containing protein: protein MMKNKKGFSFIEIMIFCFISVILLTLVVSMVSNSKEFSRTLGCINNMKTISQAIELFKSDYKETPVFLAELYPKYISSEEAFICPADRSHTNSYEPGYIGRDDSEGNDNKVFLTCNRHQKNSKTVAAYLSYAVDVGKTQKIMWKANDYSEAVPVKFGESRNSGTFIFADNRTMKITDTVFVHSSFTSNDDKIYSIAVIPADSVAQKTHEVHHEGESSRFEVITPAVIAGVEGTKFTISTHTKETNGKPKNFTTIKVSEGIVNVQDRLHARESVLEQGDEIVVSAMEWTEEELQEASGGNSYNFQDLLDWLSKFFVPRKPRR, encoded by the coding sequence ATGATGAAAAATAAAAAAGGATTTAGTTTTATAGAAATTATGATTTTCTGTTTTATATCTGTCATTCTACTTACACTGGTTGTTAGTATGGTATCAAATTCTAAAGAATTTTCTCGTACTCTTGGCTGTATAAATAATATGAAAACAATTTCTCAAGCAATTGAATTATTTAAGAGCGATTACAAAGAAACTCCAGTTTTTCTTGCTGAATTGTATCCTAAATATATATCAAGCGAAGAAGCGTTTATATGTCCTGCAGATAGGAGCCACACAAATAGTTATGAACCCGGCTACATAGGACGAGACGATTCAGAAGGAAATGATAACAAAGTGTTTCTTACTTGTAATAGACACCAGAAGAACAGTAAAACAGTTGCAGCATATCTTTCTTATGCTGTAGATGTTGGGAAAACCCAAAAAATAATGTGGAAAGCAAACGATTACTCTGAAGCAGTACCTGTAAAATTTGGAGAAAGTCGGAATTCTGGAACTTTCATATTTGCTGACAATAGAACTATGAAGATAACAGATACAGTATTCGTACATTCTTCTTTCACAAGTAATGATGATAAGATATATAGTATTGCAGTTATCCCTGCAGACTCGGTAGCACAAAAAACTCACGAGGTACACCACGAAGGAGAAAGCAGTAGGTTTGAAGTAATAACACCAGCAGTTATTGCAGGAGTTGAAGGAACCAAATTTACAATAAGCACACATACTAAAGAGACAAACGGTAAACCTAAAAATTTTACTACAATTAAAGTATCTGAAGGCATTGTAAATGTTCAAGATAGACTCCATGCAAGAGAATCTGTATTAGAACAAGGTGACGAAATAGTTGTTAGTGCTATGGAGTGGACAGAAGAAGAATTACAGGAAGCGAGTGGTGGCAACAGTTACAACTTCCAGGATTTATTAGATTGGCTTTCTAAATTTTTTGTACCCCGAAAACCCAGAAGATAA
- the amrB gene encoding AmmeMemoRadiSam system protein B gives MSKIRQPAVDNYFYPGTKTKLLETLEILTNQQSIKEAVVSVICPHAGYIFSGATAGMVYSNIIIPETVILLGPNHQGYGEPFGVSSSEYWRTPLGEIKIDTDIAKDLVSESRYLEFDDISHKSEHSLEVQIPFIQFFNPQTEIVPISLSGYIDNPAWVEIGESIAKVIQKYNPIKNVLIIASTDMNHYESQENTEEKDKYAIETILSLDENLLIERIAEKNISMCGYGAVIATIVASKELGAKETSLIEYTTSGARNKDYSQVVGYAGIIIK, from the coding sequence ATGAGTAAAATAAGACAACCCGCAGTTGATAACTATTTTTACCCCGGCACAAAGACAAAATTGCTGGAGACATTAGAGATACTTACAAACCAACAATCAATAAAAGAAGCAGTTGTTTCTGTAATATGTCCACATGCCGGTTATATATTTTCTGGCGCTACGGCAGGTATGGTATATAGCAATATTATTATACCTGAAACAGTTATCCTTCTTGGGCCCAACCATCAAGGGTACGGAGAACCTTTTGGGGTTTCAAGTTCAGAATATTGGCGTACTCCTCTCGGAGAAATAAAGATAGATACTGACATTGCAAAAGATTTAGTATCAGAAAGCAGATATTTAGAGTTTGACGATATATCTCATAAATCAGAACATTCTCTTGAGGTTCAAATACCTTTTATACAGTTCTTCAACCCACAAACTGAAATTGTTCCCATATCTCTATCTGGTTATATTGATAACCCTGCTTGGGTTGAGATAGGAGAATCAATTGCAAAAGTAATACAAAAATATAATCCTATAAAAAATGTGTTAATTATTGCAAGTACTGATATGAACCACTACGAATCTCAAGAAAATACAGAAGAAAAAGACAAATATGCTATAGAAACAATCTTATCACTCGATGAAAACCTATTGATTGAAAGAATAGCAGAAAAGAATATTTCGATGTGTGGGTATGGAGCTGTGATTGCAACAATAGTTGCCTCTAAAGAACTCGGTGCAAAAGAAACATCTCTTATTGAATATACTACAAGTGGTGCCAGAAATAAGGATTATTCTCAAGTAGTAGGATATGCTGGAATTATAATAAAATAA